From the genome of Trichosurus vulpecula isolate mTriVul1 chromosome 6, mTriVul1.pri, whole genome shotgun sequence:
TATGAAAGAGACAATTTTAGAAAATCTTAGGAAGtctgaactgttgcaaagtgaaatgagcaaaaccaggaggatAATCTATCTatttacacaatgacaacaacattgtaaagaaaaaccaactttgaaagtctgtaaaactctgatcaaagcaatgaccaacAACATCTACAGAAGacctatgatgaagcatgccACCCACCTCATGACAGAGAATTGATGGATTCAAAGTGTGAAGGAAGACACATATTTTGGGACATCACCTCTCctggatttcttttgcttgactagaTTTCCATGTTGGCTCTAGTTAACTGCGAGGCTGTAGAAAGGTTCCTTTGCCACTCTGAGGATCCCAAGGTCTTGCTGTTAACCCTGCTTATAGACATTTAGGCCTAGTGGGCCTTTCCATCCATGGTGAAGCTGAACTCTTTTACatgttttgctttgtatttattagattacaaactccttgagggcagggagcatcttttgcctcttttttgtaccCTTAGCACCCAGCATGGTTCCTGacaaataataagcacttaataaatatttattgtttgtgtgagtgagtgagtgtgagctctttgagaagtAAGGACCCAGTAGGTGCTAgctcattttttctatttctctcctctGCCCAGTGCCCGGGTcacttaataaaatacttttacCTTCACttattaatctgtaaaatgggagagatgATACTTGCTCTTTCAACCTCATAGAGTTTTCATGAGAATCCAGTGGAGTCATAGACATGAAtgtattctttaaaatatataatgggAGCCATCATGATTGTTGGTCTTCTCTTTTGCTtggcttcaggagctctcaaaaAGAATCTATTAAATGGAACTGGTGTTTCTCCCTGAATCAGGATAAAGGATGAAATGTCAGATCTTAGAAATCATGAGGCATGATCACTATGTGAAGTGATGATCACATAGCAAGGTCATTTTTGATCTCAtcattaaaagaatttgttcCTGCAATCCAGAAGTCCATTAGTGGAGTCGGTGAGGACAACTTCACCCCAAATACCTCCAGGGATTCTCTTCTGCAACTAATGCTTCAGTGTCTGTGACTCCCAGTTCAACTCATGTCTATAGTAGGTTAGAAGAGGAAGTAATCATCTTGGCCCATTCCTACATTTtatggacgaggaaactgaggcccaaagactgaaagtgatttgtccaaagtcacactgctACTGTAATTAATAAAAGAATCAAGACCAGAATTCCCAGTCCAATGagctttccactacatcatgctgaCTTTATTCTTACAGAGTTTTGtatcatggtgtttttttttcttatttgttttctgATAGTATGGGATAATTTTTacattgtgaaaaaaattttaagaatactccattttttaaaattttttactttgagctagacccatgatttcactggtgaTCTCCAAATTCACTGGCGATTCCTCCCAATGAGGAAATACCCTTTACCTCAATGCCTATTCTACAATTAACAATGTTAGAAGGTGGCCTGCAGCAGTGGCAGTATTATCCAGTGCCCATCTCGTCATTGTATTGACAAGATGGGGGCTAAACCAAACAATTGGCTGAAATCTAGGCATATGGTAGTTAGAGGCAAAGTGACTCATCAGGGTGATGCAATTACGTATTGGGGTGGGACTTGACTCAAAGTCAAGACTGGCTTTCTAGCCACTATACTCctatcaatttatttttgtttctgttttattgttttgttttgttttgttttttggaggggagaagggaaggcatttaggattaagtgacttgcccaaggtcacacagctagtaagtgttaagtgtctgaggccgaatttgaactcaggtcttcctgactccagagccggtactctactcactgctccacctagctgcccccatacccATCTATTTAACTAATTCTGCTTGGGTCCAGCaggcaaaattaaaattaatgggCAGAAGtttcagggaggcagattttaatTGTTTATAAGGAAGAAACTTCCAACtgtttagagctgtccaaagatGCAATGGGATGCTTCATAAGGCAACATTTAACATTATGTTTAAGTAGAGACTGAAAGGTATTGGAAAGTTATAAAGGGGATTCTTGCTCCAGATAGAGAATGGACTAGTTGACcactaagatttcttccagcctTGGTGTGCTAAAGCCATCTGGAgagggctgattgttaaatttttgacATGAACCTCTATAACTCAGAAATCAATGCCACATATCAGatcttgatttgttttgttgattgtctaagcttaagaaagtaaagaagaaaattttaataatgcagttTAAACAAAATATATCCTGAggacatttgggtttttttagagAGAGATggttcttaaacatttaccagaacaagCCTGCTTCCAACTCTAAGAGTCTATCATTCTATAGGTCTATAAGATTCAAGTGCTTTTGGTAATGCTACTTGCTCATTAGACAGAATACTTAGTGTAccttttttaacttaatatttaattttcccaattacatgtaaaaacaattttaacattctttgtttttcaaattttaagttccaaattcttcccctcctccctttaccccattgagaaggcaagcaatttgacatgggTTATACATAATATTTAGTGTATATTACCGAAATGTTGCAGAGGAACAAAAGGGCTGCGATATTCCTCAGGATTTTTCTCTTGGTGTTAGCTGGCAAAGAACGTGATCTGCAGTTTGTAGCTGGGTTGCATTCTTGGTTCTGTTCTCTGCTATCTGTCATATAGTCTTCGCTCAAGCAAATATTTCCATTGAGCATATATGACAATTCTCTGCTATTGGAAGCAGCATCTCCTGCCACACCATAATTCTTTTGACATGAAGGACTGAGCGGAGTGGAATTCCTATTGCATATGGCCATGACTCTAAGAGTCCTGATGTCCTCATTATATTTCTCAGGTTTGCGGTGTATGGATTCAATGATGAAGAGGTTTTGAATATATTTCTCCAGAATCGCCAGGATAGAATAAGGCAGGTTGTACCACGTGTACTCAGGGCGTTCCTCGGCACAGATAATGGCCAAGATGGATCCCCAAGAAATAAGCCAGGACCCAGAAGCAGTTCCTATCAGGAGGTCTGAGTCAAGTTTCCGGGCAGGATTTTTGGACTCATCCAAcgatgtctcttctgtcctataAATCCAGACTCCTACAATGCCTGCTATGACCATCACCATTAATGAGGTTGTAGCATATACATAAAACATGATGAGCGCAGACTCACTTCTTGTCTTTGAACGCCCAATCTGGATCAAGTAGACCGCAACGATGGCAATTGTGGTGGCCAGAACTGTCAGACCAACAAGTGTGCCCATCATCACACCATGGAACTTAAATTGGATTTTTGGATGCTGGTGATCTTCAACCTTGCGTCCAATGTTTTTCCACAGAACATAGAACATTGTGGAGACCAAGATATGATACTCTATGTTGAAAGGATAGAGATAATAGATTCCTTGTGAGATTATGGAGCAGAGGGCAGTGGATGTACAATTACATTCAGGTGTGTGGTCATCTAAGgctaaaagaaaaagacaggtTACATTGGGGTGAAAAAATCACTTCAGttagagaaacaaaaacacaaactcctcGATATCAATGATGGTTCAGAATCTACTTCATCCAAAGTTTCATTCAATTCagaaacagttattaagcatccACTCTATGCAATGAACTGAAACTTCATTTTCTTCCAGGCAAAccaatctgtgttcaaatccaaatCAATTTACCCTTATTAAGACTAGAAGAACTAAGCATGTCAActgataagcatttataaaaataattttattataattttctgtGCAAATAATTGTAAACTGATactataattttactttgaaataaaatttttcgTACTATCTATTTTCTCTGccttatggattaaaaaaatgcCCTGCAACAATTGATAGAACTTGGTTCTTTAAAGCATCCTTAAATTCTGGTCCTTCTtgaagcacttaccatgtgcagTCAGGAAGGATTATATAaagcagaataagacatacaccctgccctcaaggagtttataatttagCAAGAAGATAAGACATGAAAACAGATAACTGTAACAACTAGAATGCGAACATGTAATGAGAGGTTTAAGATGTAGTTATGTTagtccagaagaagaaatcactgccaggagggaagagaagaaagaaatctagggcaggcttcatggaagagatggaattgccttgaaagatgatatgtaggatGTCAGCAGgcagaaaagaggggagaggggctAGGGAACAATTTCCGTTGGATCTAAAATTTTTACTA
Proteins encoded in this window:
- the OTOP1 gene encoding proton channel OTOP1, which translates into the protein MVANRHLPVSTWGPAVAGGQGLQWEQGEELGEPPPQPPPASSPIGYPQKLAEVLSSQYGLNVFVAGLLLMFAWAVHATDISKSDLLSYLITLMLIQLLWMLWYVSRSYTQRRLIREKDTYAGARWLRGSITLFAAITVVLSCFKVGYFVGFAECLSATEGVFPVAHSIHTLSQVYFLWGHAKDIIQSFKTLERFGLIHSVFTNLLLWVNGVLNESKHQLNEHKERLMTLGFGNLTIALDDHTPECNCTSTALCSIISQGIYYLYPFNIEYHILVSTMFYVLWKNIGRKVEDHQHPKIQFKFHGVMMGTLVGLTVLATTIAIVAVYLIQIGRSKTRSESALIMFYVYATTSLMVMVIAGIVGVWIYRTEETSLDESKNPARKLDSDLLIGTASGSWLISWGSILAIICAEERPEYTWYNLPYSILAILEKYIQNLFIIESIHRKPEKYNEDIRTLRVMAICNRNSTPLSPSCQKNYGVAGDAASNSRELSYMLNGNICLSEDYMTDSREQNQECNPATNCRSRSLPANTKRKILRNIAALLFLCNISLWIPPAFGCRPEYDNGLEEIVFGFEPWIIVVNLAMPFSIFYRMHSAASLFEVYCKT